The Agromyces sp. LHK192 genome includes a window with the following:
- a CDS encoding BTAD domain-containing putative transcriptional regulator, translated as MAVPDGPPHPDGASGAGVRFQILGPMRIWREDTELDPGPPQQADLLALLLAHAGAPVSSSVLIDALWGPGSPPSAANSLHRYVGALRRLLEPDIGTRVEGRYIVRRSGGYLCTAPADGHDLVTFRSHLNVARLALARQRYPEALDAYADALDVWRGPAGAGLVDRLLQDPVFAALNAEFLDACTAAGALAVQLDQPERVIGALRLGVSIDPLHEPAAAGLMTVLAAAGHQAAALAVFRSIRSRLSVELGIEPSAALETAHRRVLDPVRSGPSGERRGLGDAPAATVHDMVGRAHEVAILRDGFAAAAAGDASVSMVVGQPGIGKTRLLEEIAAVAVRAGARVAWGRCRQDDGTPTLWPWVEIARTLVEGMPEYRRTDHPSDGLRRLLDPFEGDLTSPVLPDSGARFRLFEQVVDLVRDAATRAPVVLLVDDIQWADPATVHLLEHLAARLPRGVALIGALRDRAPAPSHEIVHLLAAISRASDSRRIQLRGLGPTEVAELVRRQDGVEITPSAARHLLRRTAGNPFFVRELSRSLNGSATLDEEMIDRAGTPDSIIDLVRDRVSNLDPTTAALLQTAAVIGAEIDLAVLATATGTARQNLLGLLAPAESEGLVELAGAGPQSLRFAHDLMREAVIESTPRSEMATIHLRIANALEDDPSPDPIAVERAAFHLWAAGPAAAPDRTARALIDAGRLAASKSTFDAADAHLRAAAALASGAGLEELELAALTELIAVTGMRTGYVGTALEPLERAERIARRLGREREATDLLFSRWAAHSQGIQLDVAAGLARRLLLDGQQSSDGLVQAYGWSAWGIHQWDIGDVSQALHHLRRANSTLRAQGCIADGIGLRRDLQLLWPVMLALMTALSGELDEARSVLDAIEVEAGDDAYAITVWAAFSVVIAAVAGEVEWARRAAARGMAVDPASSFVFLGGYQRLASCWARALSGERPGDAAAEAERIILAVLADPARSGLSTWWGLHAEMLLAAGRPDDAAAALDRADRALDAYGQRYAEGLVLLLRARVLHAQGADPAAVVEMAERSRRLSAERGAGLFAARASRFLGEFSEHR; from the coding sequence ATGGCGGTGCCCGACGGTCCTCCGCACCCCGACGGAGCATCCGGAGCAGGCGTCCGGTTCCAGATCCTCGGCCCGATGCGAATCTGGCGGGAGGACACCGAACTCGATCCCGGCCCTCCGCAGCAGGCCGATCTGCTCGCGTTGCTGCTCGCGCACGCCGGCGCGCCGGTGAGCAGTTCGGTGCTCATCGATGCGCTCTGGGGTCCGGGATCCCCGCCGAGCGCGGCCAACTCCCTGCACAGGTACGTCGGCGCGCTTCGCCGTCTCCTCGAACCCGACATCGGCACCCGGGTCGAAGGCAGGTACATCGTTCGACGGAGCGGTGGATACCTCTGTACCGCGCCGGCGGACGGACACGACCTGGTCACGTTCCGGTCCCATCTGAACGTCGCGCGCCTCGCGCTCGCGCGCCAGCGGTACCCAGAGGCTCTCGACGCCTACGCCGACGCGCTCGACGTGTGGCGGGGCCCGGCCGGAGCGGGCCTGGTCGACCGGCTCCTGCAGGACCCGGTCTTCGCGGCCCTGAACGCCGAATTCCTCGATGCGTGCACGGCAGCGGGTGCCCTCGCCGTACAGCTCGACCAGCCGGAACGCGTGATCGGCGCGCTCCGACTCGGCGTCTCGATCGATCCTCTGCACGAGCCGGCCGCAGCCGGTCTCATGACCGTGCTGGCCGCCGCGGGTCATCAGGCCGCAGCCCTCGCCGTCTTCCGTTCGATCCGCTCACGCCTGAGCGTCGAGCTCGGCATCGAGCCGAGCGCAGCGCTCGAGACAGCCCATCGACGGGTGCTCGACCCGGTCCGGTCCGGTCCGAGCGGCGAGCGGCGTGGGCTCGGCGACGCCCCTGCCGCGACCGTCCACGACATGGTGGGTAGAGCGCACGAGGTCGCGATCCTGCGAGACGGCTTCGCCGCAGCCGCGGCCGGCGACGCCAGCGTGAGCATGGTCGTCGGCCAGCCCGGGATCGGCAAGACCCGCCTGCTCGAGGAGATCGCCGCGGTTGCCGTACGCGCCGGCGCACGCGTCGCGTGGGGACGCTGCAGGCAGGACGACGGTACTCCCACGCTCTGGCCATGGGTCGAGATCGCCCGGACCCTCGTCGAGGGGATGCCTGAGTATCGGCGAACGGATCATCCGAGCGATGGGCTTCGCCGCTTGCTGGATCCCTTCGAGGGCGACCTGACATCGCCGGTCCTCCCGGACAGCGGAGCACGATTCCGCTTGTTCGAACAGGTCGTCGATCTCGTTCGCGACGCTGCGACGCGCGCGCCGGTCGTCCTCCTGGTCGACGACATCCAGTGGGCGGACCCCGCGACCGTTCACCTGCTCGAGCATCTGGCCGCGAGACTGCCACGCGGGGTCGCGCTCATCGGAGCGCTCAGGGACCGTGCACCGGCCCCGAGCCACGAGATCGTGCACCTGCTCGCAGCGATCAGCCGAGCGTCCGACTCCCGCCGCATCCAGCTGCGAGGGCTCGGCCCGACCGAAGTGGCGGAGCTCGTGCGGCGCCAGGACGGCGTCGAGATCACGCCCTCCGCGGCGCGGCACCTGCTGCGGCGCACCGCGGGGAACCCGTTCTTCGTCCGCGAACTCTCGCGTTCGCTCAACGGGTCCGCGACGCTCGATGAGGAGATGATCGATCGCGCCGGCACCCCGGACTCGATCATCGATCTCGTCCGAGACCGCGTGTCGAACCTCGATCCGACGACCGCCGCCCTGCTCCAGACGGCCGCCGTCATCGGTGCGGAGATCGACCTCGCGGTCCTGGCCACCGCAACGGGGACCGCGAGGCAGAACCTGCTGGGACTGCTCGCCCCTGCGGAGAGCGAGGGACTGGTCGAGCTCGCCGGTGCGGGCCCGCAGTCGTTGCGCTTCGCGCACGACCTGATGCGCGAGGCGGTCATCGAGTCCACGCCGCGGTCGGAGATGGCGACCATCCATCTGCGCATCGCGAATGCTCTGGAGGACGACCCGTCACCCGATCCGATCGCCGTCGAACGCGCCGCATTCCACCTCTGGGCGGCAGGCCCCGCGGCAGCCCCGGATCGAACGGCACGGGCGCTGATCGACGCCGGCAGACTGGCGGCATCGAAGTCGACGTTCGATGCCGCCGACGCCCACCTCCGCGCCGCCGCCGCATTGGCATCCGGAGCGGGACTGGAAGAGCTCGAACTCGCCGCGCTGACGGAACTGATCGCCGTCACCGGCATGCGTACCGGGTACGTCGGTACTGCGCTCGAACCGCTCGAGCGAGCCGAGCGCATCGCGAGGAGGCTCGGTCGCGAACGGGAAGCCACGGACCTGCTCTTCTCCCGTTGGGCGGCCCACTCGCAAGGGATCCAGCTCGACGTCGCGGCCGGGCTCGCACGCCGCCTGCTGCTCGACGGCCAACAGTCCTCCGACGGCCTCGTGCAGGCGTACGGGTGGAGCGCCTGGGGCATCCATCAGTGGGACATCGGCGACGTGTCCCAAGCGCTGCACCACCTCCGCCGAGCGAACTCCACCCTGCGCGCACAAGGCTGCATCGCCGACGGAATCGGACTGCGGCGAGACCTGCAGCTGCTCTGGCCGGTCATGCTCGCCCTGATGACCGCGCTCAGCGGCGAACTCGATGAAGCCCGTTCGGTGCTCGATGCGATCGAAGTCGAAGCCGGCGACGATGCCTACGCGATCACCGTGTGGGCGGCGTTCTCGGTCGTGATCGCGGCCGTCGCCGGAGAGGTCGAATGGGCGCGCCGAGCGGCGGCGCGGGGGATGGCGGTCGACCCGGCCTCCTCGTTCGTCTTCCTGGGCGGGTATCAGCGACTCGCGTCGTGCTGGGCACGAGCGCTCTCCGGCGAACGGCCGGGGGACGCGGCGGCGGAGGCCGAGCGCATCATCCTCGCGGTGCTCGCGGACCCGGCTCGATCGGGCCTCTCCACCTGGTGGGGCCTGCACGCCGAGATGCTCCTCGCCGCAGGCCGGCCGGATGACGCGGCCGCAGCCCTCGACCGTGCCGATCGTGCGCTCGACGCGTACGGCCAGCGCTATGCGGAGGGACTGGTGCTCCTGCTCCGGGCCCGGGTGCTCCATGCGCAGGGCGCCGATCCGGCGGCGGTCGTCGAGATGGCCGAACGCTCGCGGCGGCTCTCGGCAGAGCGAGGTGCAGGCCTGTTCGCCGCGCGGGCGAGCCGTTTCCTCGGGGAGTTCTCGGAGCACCGCTGA
- a CDS encoding MFS transporter → MQEAAYAAQCTAEEKRHNPVAAARPGKGRALLALALGTFAIGTGEFGTNGIIELYAEELGATLPYATWAVTAYALGVMIGSPIITIVGARVNRKRLLLGLIVLFLIGNVLSAAAGSMEMLIAARFLTGTVQGAYFGAGAVVAAYIYGPGRGGQAFATVMTGLTVATIFGAPAGTFIGQVFGWEWLYLVVAAIGLAAGLALLAWVPSTRDLDGGSVTDELRALAKPLVWAMVAIAALGISSIFAVYTFIAPIVTDAADASPSVIPIALAVFGIGMAVGNEVGGRLADRYPTRGLVLGYVLVSGFLVIVGFGGGWLPTLFVGLFGVGASAMMAIPTIQVLLTRFAPDAPTLVGSLNLAALNAANALGAIGGAVTISAGFGVLATSWAGLVLVACGLLVFAATIPRALRTGRTSGP, encoded by the coding sequence ATGCAGGAGGCGGCATACGCGGCCCAGTGCACGGCCGAGGAGAAGCGGCACAACCCCGTCGCCGCAGCCCGACCCGGCAAGGGCCGCGCGCTGCTCGCGCTGGCGCTCGGCACGTTCGCCATCGGCACCGGCGAGTTCGGCACCAACGGAATCATCGAGCTCTATGCCGAGGAGTTGGGGGCGACACTCCCCTACGCGACCTGGGCCGTCACCGCCTATGCGCTCGGTGTGATGATCGGCTCGCCGATCATCACGATCGTCGGTGCGCGAGTCAATCGGAAGCGTCTTCTGCTCGGGCTGATCGTCCTGTTCCTCATCGGGAACGTGCTCTCGGCCGCGGCCGGCTCGATGGAGATGCTCATCGCCGCCCGGTTCCTCACCGGCACCGTGCAGGGCGCGTACTTCGGAGCCGGCGCGGTCGTCGCGGCCTACATCTACGGGCCGGGGCGGGGCGGCCAAGCCTTCGCCACCGTCATGACGGGCCTGACGGTCGCAACCATCTTCGGAGCGCCTGCGGGCACCTTCATCGGGCAGGTGTTCGGATGGGAATGGCTCTACCTCGTGGTCGCCGCCATCGGACTGGCAGCCGGATTGGCGCTGCTCGCCTGGGTGCCCTCGACGCGCGACCTGGACGGCGGGTCCGTGACCGACGAACTCCGGGCGCTCGCCAAGCCGCTGGTGTGGGCGATGGTCGCGATCGCCGCGCTGGGCATCTCCAGCATCTTCGCGGTCTACACGTTCATCGCCCCGATCGTGACGGATGCCGCCGATGCGTCCCCCAGCGTGATCCCCATCGCACTCGCCGTCTTCGGCATCGGCATGGCGGTGGGCAACGAGGTCGGCGGACGGCTCGCGGACCGGTATCCGACGCGCGGCCTCGTGCTCGGCTATGTGCTCGTGAGCGGATTCCTCGTCATCGTCGGATTCGGTGGCGGATGGCTGCCGACGCTGTTCGTCGGGCTGTTCGGTGTCGGAGCCAGTGCGATGATGGCCATCCCCACCATCCAGGTGCTGCTCACGAGGTTCGCGCCGGATGCCCCGACGTTGGTCGGTTCACTCAACCTCGCGGCGTTGAACGCCGCCAACGCCCTCGGCGCGATCGGCGGTGCGGTGACGATCAGCGCCGGCTTCGGCGTGCTCGCCACCTCATGGGCCGGATTGGTCCTGGTCGCTTGCGGGCTCCTCGTCTTCGCGGCGACCATCCCTCGCGCGCTGCGGACCGGTCGCACGTCGGGGCCGTGA
- a CDS encoding LysR family transcriptional regulator — MGVNLEQLQSFVSVAETGNFTKAADQLYLAQPTLSRQITALEQSLGAPLFHRAYGGSTLTAAGQALLPLARRMLADAESVHRELAELAGLRRGRVRLGATPTLCISLVAEVLNAFHAAHPAIELHLSEHGSRRLLDEVAGGELDLALVTTSDATPPGARYALSPLLVEELVVISSAQAPPITTGDAVGLEQVARLPQIEFSSSYDLRAATDAAFREAGLAPEVVLEGAEMDAVLRFVERGLGVAIVPAMVLVDRPGLRAARLVGASRAPAGAATAALERTISLALPADVAPTAAVEVMRRTIAATATAFAARSGDTMRIAQR; from the coding sequence ATGGGTGTGAACCTCGAGCAACTGCAGTCCTTCGTCTCGGTCGCCGAGACCGGCAACTTCACCAAGGCGGCCGACCAGCTCTACCTCGCGCAACCGACCCTGAGCCGCCAGATCACCGCGCTCGAGCAGAGCCTCGGCGCACCGCTCTTCCACCGGGCGTACGGCGGCAGCACCCTGACCGCCGCGGGTCAGGCGCTGCTGCCGCTCGCGCGGCGCATGCTCGCCGACGCCGAGTCGGTGCACCGCGAGCTCGCCGAGCTCGCCGGGCTCCGCCGCGGCCGGGTGCGACTCGGCGCCACGCCGACCCTGTGCATCAGCCTCGTCGCCGAGGTGCTGAACGCCTTCCACGCCGCGCACCCCGCGATCGAGCTGCACCTCTCGGAGCACGGATCGCGCCGGCTGCTCGACGAGGTCGCCGGCGGGGAGCTCGACCTCGCCCTGGTCACCACGTCGGATGCCACGCCGCCCGGCGCCCGCTACGCGCTCAGCCCGCTGCTCGTCGAGGAGCTGGTCGTCATCTCGTCGGCGCAGGCGCCGCCGATCACGACCGGGGACGCCGTCGGGCTCGAGCAGGTCGCGCGCCTCCCGCAGATCGAGTTCAGTTCGAGCTACGACCTGCGGGCCGCGACGGATGCCGCCTTCCGCGAGGCCGGCCTCGCCCCCGAGGTCGTGCTCGAGGGCGCCGAGATGGACGCCGTGCTGCGCTTCGTCGAGCGCGGGCTCGGGGTGGCGATCGTGCCGGCGATGGTGCTCGTCGACCGGCCGGGACTGCGAGCGGCACGGCTGGTCGGTGCCTCGCGCGCACCGGCCGGTGCCGCGACGGCCGCGCTCGAGCGCACGATCAGCCTCGCGCTCCCCGCCGACGTCGCGCCGACCGCGGCGGTCGAGGTGATGCGGCGCACGATCGCGGCGACCGCGACGGCCTTCGCCGCCAGGTCGGGTGACACGATGCGGATCGCGCAGCGGTAG
- a CDS encoding L-aspartate oxidase, with the protein MTATPSPSTPSTAPPTTPERQISTTVLVIGTGGSGLRAAIELAEAGVDVLALGKRPKSDAHTALAAGGINAALSTMDADDSWQQHAADTLKESYLLADPRVVQTVTEGAARGIEDLERYGMPFAREEDGRISQRFFGAHTYRRTAFAGDYTGLEIQRTLVNRAAQLDVPILDSVYVTRILVNDDGAVFGAYGFDLTDGTRYLIHADAVILAAGGHNRIWRRTSSRRDENTGDSWRLAVEAGGRVRDPELVQFHPSGIIEPENAAGTLISEAARGEGGILRNALGERFMAKYDPERMELSTRDRVALACYTEIKEGRGTPNGGVWLDVSHLPRETIMRRLPRVYQTMLELQMLDITTDPIEIAPTAHYSMGGVWVRPDDHGTDVPGLYAIGEASSGLHGANRLGGNSLIELLVFGRIVGQAAIEYSRGLAAQRRSPAAVQAARDEITGLLAADGSENVRALQRAIRNTMTEHAGVVRDEQGLRQGLAELDAIEARMADIGVHPDIAGYQDLAHAFDLRSAALAARATLEAALERRETRGCHNRSDFPETDASLQVNLVWSPQAGVTREEIPPIPDEIAALMRDVSTVGKLVE; encoded by the coding sequence ATGACCGCCACCCCATCTCCGTCCACTCCGTCGACCGCGCCCCCGACCACCCCGGAACGCCAGATCTCCACCACGGTGCTCGTCATCGGCACCGGCGGCTCGGGGCTGCGCGCCGCCATCGAACTCGCGGAGGCGGGCGTCGACGTGCTGGCACTGGGCAAGCGCCCGAAGTCCGACGCGCACACGGCGCTCGCGGCGGGCGGCATCAACGCGGCGCTCTCCACGATGGACGCCGACGACAGCTGGCAGCAGCACGCCGCCGACACGCTGAAGGAGAGCTACCTGCTCGCCGACCCGCGCGTCGTGCAGACCGTCACCGAGGGCGCGGCCCGCGGCATCGAGGACCTGGAGCGCTACGGCATGCCGTTCGCCCGGGAGGAGGACGGCCGCATCTCGCAGCGCTTCTTCGGCGCGCACACCTACCGGCGCACGGCCTTCGCGGGCGACTACACGGGCCTCGAGATCCAGCGCACGCTCGTCAACCGGGCCGCGCAGCTCGATGTGCCGATCCTCGACTCCGTCTACGTCACGCGGATCCTCGTGAACGACGACGGCGCGGTCTTCGGCGCCTACGGCTTCGACCTGACCGACGGCACCCGGTACCTCATCCACGCCGACGCGGTGATCCTCGCCGCCGGCGGCCACAACCGCATCTGGCGGCGCACATCGTCGCGCCGCGACGAGAACACCGGCGACTCGTGGCGCCTCGCGGTCGAGGCCGGCGGCCGGGTGCGCGACCCCGAACTCGTGCAGTTCCACCCGTCGGGCATCATCGAGCCCGAGAACGCGGCCGGCACCCTCATCTCCGAGGCGGCCCGCGGCGAGGGCGGCATCCTGCGCAACGCCCTCGGCGAGCGCTTCATGGCGAAGTACGACCCCGAGCGCATGGAGCTCTCGACGCGCGACCGGGTCGCGCTGGCCTGCTACACCGAGATCAAGGAGGGGCGCGGCACCCCGAACGGCGGCGTCTGGCTGGATGTCTCGCACCTGCCCCGCGAGACGATCATGCGGCGCCTCCCCCGCGTCTACCAGACGATGCTCGAGCTCCAGATGCTCGACATCACGACGGACCCGATCGAGATCGCGCCCACCGCGCACTACTCGATGGGCGGGGTGTGGGTGCGCCCCGACGACCACGGCACCGACGTGCCCGGCCTCTACGCGATCGGCGAGGCGTCCAGCGGCCTGCACGGCGCGAACCGACTGGGCGGCAATTCGCTCATCGAACTGCTCGTCTTCGGCCGGATCGTCGGGCAGGCCGCGATCGAGTACTCGCGCGGGCTCGCCGCGCAGCGGCGGTCGCCGGCCGCGGTGCAGGCCGCGCGCGACGAGATCACCGGACTCCTGGCAGCCGACGGCAGCGAGAACGTGCGCGCCCTCCAGCGCGCGATCCGCAACACGATGACCGAGCACGCCGGCGTCGTCCGCGACGAGCAGGGCCTGCGGCAGGGACTCGCCGAGCTCGACGCGATCGAGGCGCGCATGGCCGACATCGGCGTGCACCCCGACATCGCCGGGTACCAGGACCTCGCGCACGCGTTCGACCTGAGGTCGGCCGCGCTCGCCGCGCGCGCCACCCTCGAAGCGGCGCTCGAACGGCGCGAGACCCGCGGATGCCACAACCGCAGCGACTTCCCCGAGACGGATGCCTCCCTGCAAGTGAACCTCGTCTGGTCGCCGCAGGCCGGGGTCACGCGCGAGGAGATCCCGCCGATCCCCGACGAGATCGCGGCGCTCATGCGCGACGTGTCGACCGTGGGCAAGCTCGTCGAATAG
- a CDS encoding alpha/beta fold hydrolase → MHGAFADASGFSGVIGELASAGVVAFAPPTPLRGVASDAASLRAVVEAVDGPVLLVGHSYGGAVVTQASAGSANVVGLVFLAAFAPAVGESCAGVQEPFDAPLLAETIRPTPYDALGAVGGPELLIDRDRFRETFCADVPIALAASMAVIQRPLAAAAIGEPLTAAGWTEHPSWYLVSGSDRAISPDAQRFMAERMAAVVDQIDASHVAFISRPVDVTGFILRALATL, encoded by the coding sequence GTGCACGGTGCGTTCGCCGACGCCTCGGGCTTCTCGGGAGTGATCGGCGAGCTCGCTTCGGCGGGCGTCGTGGCCTTCGCCCCCCCGACGCCCCTGCGCGGCGTGGCATCCGACGCGGCGTCGCTCCGCGCCGTCGTCGAAGCCGTCGACGGCCCCGTCCTGCTCGTCGGCCATTCCTACGGCGGCGCCGTCGTGACGCAGGCCTCTGCCGGTTCGGCGAACGTCGTCGGGCTCGTCTTCCTCGCCGCCTTCGCGCCCGCCGTCGGCGAGAGCTGCGCGGGAGTGCAGGAACCGTTCGATGCGCCGCTGCTCGCCGAGACGATCAGGCCCACGCCGTACGACGCCCTCGGCGCGGTCGGCGGACCTGAGCTGCTGATCGACCGCGACCGGTTCCGCGAGACCTTCTGCGCCGACGTGCCGATCGCCCTCGCAGCATCCATGGCGGTCATCCAGCGGCCGCTCGCCGCAGCCGCGATCGGTGAGCCGCTGACCGCTGCCGGTTGGACCGAGCACCCGTCGTGGTACCTGGTCTCCGGCAGCGACCGGGCGATCTCCCCCGACGCTCAGCGATTCATGGCGGAGCGGATGGCCGCGGTGGTCGACCAGATCGACGCCAGCCACGTGGCCTTCATCTCGCGTCCGGTCGACGTCACCGGATTCATCCTGCGCGCGCTGGCCACGCTCTGA
- a CDS encoding FtsX-like permease family protein produces MGTGRMRAARARARIGVLAGMAATVLVAAALAGGLSDLMTTAPAAGVSDALDRARGEAGAMRWTTRLEADAEAQRAAAAPVLDRMLASRGAEWQRSVASDPVVVDRPDRPLAPMADGEAPAVVLLADPDAAHASTLVAGTWPDDPGAADLAGANDASPAALQADAADALGVEPGDVLVIPDGGARVVVTGTWRPDDPGDPRWFGDALAAAGRLDAASGPLLVDEPVVAGLPTAVRVRWTATVPAATATARQLAAVAAVLPNVEPALRADPAIGDTGVSTHGALAETVGRVVAADRAAGALAPVPLAVVGVSAAIALWRLATLLAEARRRETALLRSRGASVRWIVGSAAAEAAVIAVPAAAVGLLAAEGVLALARPAEPRSWLLAGSAAAVCAVAAVVIVAVVAWAEARRPLVRGAGDDSGRSSLLAATGAVALVALVASVAVGRFLLDGGPLVAGEPDGLSVLAPVLVLVAPALAALLLAAPVGRLLERAAALRRGLVPALPMRQLARRSPLYASSALVTVVAVGGLTLASALSGTWAGFEQRAAVAREGADVRVILSGRGVVAGADALALDDPFSIDGVSASGPVFTGEVRLGSDPAQLVALPAAQVDRLAPGARGLDDVAGLTAPDGAPPVAPAGIPVEGGATLSAEVRADAPAGTPGTVAARAWVTGPAGAAVAIPLGSVPVGAAADLTADLPPIDGLALLGVEFELDGARGLGDPRAVLGGIRVGDRPVELSGETVLSSTQPTGRVVAESAAVALPVIVTGRLASEIDAARGDPLAFRILVGGAAVDATVAGFAPTLPGGGDLLADLGGLQAAAFADGAGVPAYDERWLAADDPERVAADLVRAQPVALAVHTAATASAAAVVGSVIDALWIGAAGAAVFALIALGALASALAAGRTGETAVLRALGVGAGTQGRARFAELAWLLAAAVPVGIGVGVLAGVTTVPGLVRAAVPGAPAALPVELAAQWLPWAVALAILAGLALAIAAVAGARTAARGRTATTIGDEG; encoded by the coding sequence ATGGGCACCGGCCGGATGCGCGCCGCCCGCGCACGCGCGCGCATCGGGGTGCTCGCGGGCATGGCCGCGACGGTGCTCGTCGCCGCCGCGCTCGCCGGCGGACTGTCCGACCTCATGACGACCGCGCCCGCAGCCGGTGTCTCCGATGCGCTCGACCGTGCGCGGGGCGAAGCGGGCGCGATGCGATGGACGACCCGACTCGAGGCCGACGCGGAGGCGCAGCGCGCGGCCGCGGCGCCGGTGCTCGACCGGATGCTCGCGTCGCGCGGCGCCGAGTGGCAGCGCTCGGTCGCGAGCGACCCGGTCGTGGTCGATCGGCCGGACCGGCCGCTCGCCCCGATGGCAGACGGCGAGGCGCCCGCGGTCGTGCTGCTCGCCGATCCGGATGCCGCGCACGCCTCGACCCTCGTCGCCGGTACGTGGCCGGACGATCCCGGCGCCGCCGATCTCGCCGGCGCGAACGACGCCTCCCCGGCCGCACTGCAGGCGGATGCGGCGGACGCGCTCGGGGTCGAGCCGGGCGACGTCCTCGTCATCCCGGACGGAGGGGCGCGGGTCGTCGTGACCGGCACCTGGCGTCCCGACGACCCGGGCGACCCGCGCTGGTTCGGCGACGCGCTCGCCGCGGCGGGCCGGCTCGACGCCGCCTCCGGCCCCCTGCTCGTCGACGAACCCGTCGTCGCCGGGCTCCCGACGGCCGTACGGGTCCGGTGGACGGCGACCGTCCCCGCAGCGACCGCGACCGCCCGCCAGCTGGCCGCGGTCGCCGCCGTGCTCCCGAACGTCGAGCCCGCGCTGCGCGCCGACCCGGCGATCGGCGACACCGGCGTGTCGACCCACGGCGCGCTCGCCGAGACGGTCGGTCGAGTGGTCGCGGCGGATCGTGCAGCGGGGGCGCTGGCACCCGTGCCCCTCGCGGTGGTCGGCGTGTCCGCCGCGATCGCGCTCTGGCGGCTCGCGACCCTCCTGGCCGAGGCGCGACGGCGGGAGACCGCCCTGCTGCGCTCGCGCGGGGCATCCGTGCGGTGGATCGTCGGCTCGGCCGCGGCCGAGGCAGCGGTGATCGCGGTTCCCGCCGCCGCGGTCGGCCTGCTGGCCGCCGAAGGCGTCCTCGCCCTCGCCCGGCCCGCCGAACCGCGATCGTGGCTGCTCGCAGGGTCGGCGGCCGCGGTGTGCGCCGTCGCCGCCGTCGTGATCGTCGCCGTCGTCGCCTGGGCGGAGGCACGGCGACCCCTCGTGCGCGGCGCGGGCGACGACAGCGGCCGCAGTTCGCTGCTCGCGGCGACGGGGGCGGTCGCCCTCGTGGCGCTCGTCGCGTCGGTGGCGGTCGGCCGGTTCCTGCTCGACGGCGGACCGCTGGTCGCGGGCGAGCCCGACGGCCTCTCGGTGCTCGCGCCGGTGCTGGTGCTCGTCGCGCCCGCGCTGGCCGCCCTCCTGCTCGCCGCACCGGTCGGGCGACTGCTCGAGCGCGCCGCAGCGCTGCGGCGCGGGCTGGTGCCCGCGCTCCCGATGCGCCAGCTCGCGAGGCGCTCGCCCCTGTACGCATCGTCCGCCCTCGTCACGGTGGTCGCGGTCGGCGGCCTGACGCTCGCGTCGGCGCTGTCGGGCACCTGGGCGGGCTTCGAGCAACGCGCGGCGGTCGCGCGCGAGGGCGCCGACGTCCGGGTGATCCTGTCCGGCAGGGGCGTGGTCGCGGGCGCCGACGCGCTCGCCCTCGACGACCCGTTCTCGATCGACGGCGTCTCGGCGAGCGGACCGGTCTTCACCGGCGAGGTCCGCCTCGGCTCGGACCCGGCGCAGCTCGTCGCCCTGCCGGCGGCGCAGGTCGATCGACTCGCGCCCGGCGCTCGGGGCCTCGACGACGTGGCCGGGCTCACCGCTCCCGACGGCGCGCCGCCGGTCGCACCGGCCGGCATACCGGTCGAGGGTGGTGCGACCCTGAGCGCCGAGGTCCGCGCCGATGCGCCCGCCGGGACACCCGGGACGGTGGCGGCGCGGGCGTGGGTGACCGGTCCCGCGGGTGCGGCCGTCGCGATCCCACTGGGCTCCGTCCCCGTGGGCGCCGCGGCGGACCTCACCGCCGACCTTCCGCCGATCGACGGCCTCGCACTGCTGGGCGTCGAGTTCGAGCTCGACGGCGCACGCGGGCTCGGCGACCCGCGCGCGGTGCTGGGCGGCATCCGCGTCGGGGACCGGCCCGTCGAGCTGTCGGGTGAGACCGTGCTGTCCTCGACGCAGCCGACCGGTCGGGTGGTCGCCGAGAGCGCCGCCGTCGCGCTCCCCGTCATCGTGACGGGGCGTCTCGCGAGCGAGATCGACGCGGCCCGCGGCGACCCGCTCGCCTTCCGCATCCTCGTGGGCGGTGCCGCGGTCGACGCGACGGTGGCCGGGTTCGCGCCCACCCTGCCGGGCGGCGGCGACCTGCTCGCCGACCTCGGCGGCCTGCAGGCGGCGGCCTTCGCCGACGGCGCCGGCGTTCCCGCCTACGACGAGCGGTGGCTCGCTGCGGACGATCCCGAACGGGTCGCCGCCGACCTGGTCAGGGCCCAACCCGTCGCCCTCGCCGTGCACACTGCCGCGACCGCCTCGGCGGCGGCCGTGGTCGGGTCCGTCATCGACGCCCTCTGGATCGGCGCCGCCGGAGCCGCGGTGTTCGCCCTCATCGCGCTCGGAGCGCTGGCGTCCGCGCTCGCGGCCGGCCGAACCGGCGAGACGGCCGTGCTGCGCGCGCTCGGCGTCGGCGCCGGCACCCAGGGAAGGGCGCGGTTCGCCGAGTTGGCCTGGCTGCTCGCCGCAGCCGTCCCCGTCGGCATCGGCGTCGGCGTCCTCGCCGGCGTCACCACCGTGCCGGGGCTCGTCCGGGCGGCGGTGCCCGGCGCACCGGCGGCGCTCCCGGTCGAGCTCGCCGCCCAGTGGCTCCCATGGGCCGTCGCGCTGGCGATCCTCGCCGGGCTCGCGCTGGCCATCGCCGCCGTGGCGGGAGCCCGCACGGCCGCACGCGGCCGCACGGCGACAACGATCGGAGACGAGGGATGA